In a single window of the Prochlorococcus marinus CUG1415 genome:
- a CDS encoding CTP synthase, giving the protein MSKFVFVTGGVVSSIGKGIVAASLGRLLKSRGYSVSILKLDPYLNVDPGTMSPFQHGEVFVTEDGAETDLDLGHYERFTDTAMTRLNSVTTGSIYQAVINKERRGSYNGGTVQVIPHITGEIRERIHRVAANSNADIIITEIGGTVGDIESLPFLEAIREFKNDVNRNDVAYIHVTLLPYIKTSGEIKTKPTQHSVKELRSIGIQPDLLVCRSDKSINEALKQKLSGFCGVSMNSVIEALDADSIYSVPLSLKKEGLCKETLKYLELEDKKCDLKNWEQLIHNLRNPGAPIKVALVGKYIELGDAYLSVVEALRHACIEQKALLDLHWVSAEMIEKNSAETYLNEVDAIVVPGGFGNRGVNGKISAIKFARENKIPFLGLCLGMQCAVIEWARNVANLQDASSSELDPKTPNPVIHLLPEQEDVVDLGGTMRLGVYPCRLTNNTTGKNLYAEDVIYERHRHRYEFNNYYKQSFLNSGYKISGTSPDGRLVELIELENHPYFLACQYHPEFLSRPGKPHPLFKGLIKASQEKLTQSN; this is encoded by the coding sequence ATGTCAAAATTTGTATTTGTCACTGGAGGAGTAGTTTCTAGCATTGGTAAAGGAATTGTAGCTGCAAGCTTAGGAAGATTATTAAAGTCTAGAGGATATAGTGTTTCAATATTAAAACTAGATCCATATCTTAATGTTGATCCAGGCACTATGAGCCCTTTCCAACATGGAGAAGTATTTGTAACCGAAGATGGGGCTGAAACCGATCTAGATTTAGGTCACTATGAAAGATTTACTGATACTGCAATGACTAGGTTAAATAGTGTGACTACGGGATCTATCTATCAAGCAGTTATAAATAAAGAAAGAAGAGGTAGTTATAACGGAGGAACTGTGCAAGTAATACCTCACATAACGGGAGAAATAAGAGAGAGAATTCATAGAGTAGCAGCCAACAGCAATGCAGATATTATTATTACTGAAATTGGTGGAACAGTTGGTGATATTGAATCTTTACCTTTTTTAGAGGCAATAAGAGAATTCAAAAATGATGTCAATAGGAATGATGTTGCATACATACACGTAACATTACTTCCTTACATCAAAACCTCTGGCGAAATAAAAACTAAACCAACACAACATTCAGTGAAAGAATTAAGATCAATTGGAATTCAGCCAGATTTACTTGTATGCCGAAGTGATAAATCGATCAATGAAGCTCTTAAACAGAAGCTTAGTGGGTTTTGCGGTGTAAGTATGAACTCTGTAATTGAAGCTTTAGACGCAGACAGTATTTATTCTGTACCTCTTTCTTTAAAAAAAGAAGGTTTATGCAAAGAAACCCTGAAATATTTAGAACTTGAAGATAAAAAATGTGATTTAAAAAATTGGGAACAACTAATACATAATTTAAGAAATCCTGGAGCTCCAATAAAAGTTGCTCTCGTAGGTAAATACATTGAACTTGGAGATGCATATTTATCTGTTGTTGAAGCTTTAAGACATGCATGCATTGAACAAAAGGCTTTATTAGATTTACATTGGGTAAGTGCTGAAATGATAGAAAAAAATTCAGCAGAAACTTACTTAAATGAAGTTGACGCAATTGTCGTACCTGGGGGATTTGGCAATAGAGGAGTAAATGGAAAAATTTCGGCTATAAAATTCGCAAGAGAAAATAAAATTCCCTTTTTAGGTCTGTGCCTTGGTATGCAATGCGCAGTTATAGAATGGGCTAGGAATGTAGCTAATCTTCAAGATGCATCTAGTTCAGAACTAGACCCAAAAACTCCCAATCCAGTAATACATTTATTACCAGAACAGGAAGATGTAGTTGATTTAGGTGGGACAATGAGACTTGGAGTTTATCCATGTAGATTAACAAACAATACAACTGGAAAAAACTTATACGCTGAAGATGTTATTTATGAGAGACATCGACATAGATACGAATTTAATAATTACTACAAACAAAGTTTTTTAAATTCTGGATACAAAATTAGTGGTACATCACCAGATGGCAGATTAGTTGAGTTAATTGAGTTAGAAAATCATCCTTACTTCTTAGCATGTCAATATCATCCTGAGTTTTTATCAAGACCTGGCAAACCTCATCCTTTATTTAAAGGTTTAATAAAAGCCTCTCAAGAAAAGTTAACTCAATCAAATTAA